In one Neobacillus sp. WH10 genomic region, the following are encoded:
- a CDS encoding RNA polymerase sigma factor — MQDEEYMRQLSLGIDTAFDTLVFRYHKPLFGYIYRLLHDEKLAEDIVQETFLKIYQQGLKGFVPDQFKPWMYKIATNTCKDYWRKPTSRLEYVTDKDIEEKGRVHHIIDHQLERQWMVESLNQLSLDYRTVLYLRFYQGLKYSEIALALDISINTVKTRITRGLKQLENILVTDERKGAEGIE, encoded by the coding sequence AATTGTCGCTTGGGATAGACACAGCTTTTGATACACTTGTTTTCCGCTATCATAAGCCTCTGTTTGGATATATATACCGATTATTGCACGATGAAAAATTGGCGGAAGACATTGTTCAAGAAACATTTTTGAAAATCTATCAGCAAGGACTTAAGGGGTTCGTTCCTGATCAATTTAAACCATGGATGTATAAAATCGCGACCAATACTTGTAAAGATTATTGGAGAAAGCCTACATCGCGTCTCGAATATGTGACAGATAAGGATATTGAAGAAAAAGGCAGGGTTCATCATATTATTGATCATCAGCTTGAACGCCAATGGATGGTAGAGTCATTGAATCAACTCTCACTTGATTATCGTACAGTTCTGTATTTACGTTTCTATCAAGGTTTGAAATACTCGGAAATAGCATTGGCATTGGATATTTCTATCAATACTGTTAAAACGCGAATTACGCGTGGGTTAAAGCAGCTTGAAAATATTCTAGTTACGGATGAGCGGAAAGGGGCTGAGGGAATTGAGTAA
- a CDS encoding ATP-binding cassette domain-containing protein yields the protein MRITLNNVEHSMEDTTCLSSISCSFTKGITYVVGKNGAGKSTLLKLLTTSIQPGHGEINYTLLVRDEQIGTYRRKLDIEEIRRIIGFLPQHFTGHMDMTVERYVKYIAYHKGIPRELVKKTVEHWLKESNLTQIKKRKIRQLSGGQRQKVGLIQALINLPRICILDEPFEGLDIEEQLYFQRVIRRLSYHSIIIISTHLVDKIQQSSEDKLLHLSEGKLAYFGGMEALEAVTQGLQE from the coding sequence ATGAGAATAACATTAAATAATGTGGAACATTCGATGGAGGATACAACATGTTTAAGCAGTATTAGTTGTTCATTTACAAAAGGAATTACGTATGTTGTAGGAAAAAATGGAGCTGGAAAAAGTACGCTTTTGAAGCTGCTCACGACGTCGATTCAACCAGGACATGGGGAAATCAATTATACATTATTAGTCAGAGACGAGCAGATTGGGACGTACCGAAGAAAACTAGATATTGAAGAAATTAGGAGAATTATTGGTTTTCTCCCACAACATTTTACCGGTCATATGGATATGACTGTAGAAAGGTATGTAAAATATATTGCATATCATAAAGGGATTCCTCGGGAACTTGTAAAAAAGACTGTTGAACATTGGTTGAAAGAGAGCAATTTAACTCAAATAAAAAAGAGGAAGATTCGCCAACTTTCTGGAGGACAACGGCAAAAAGTTGGTTTAATCCAGGCACTCATAAATCTTCCGCGAATTTGTATTTTAGATGAGCCCTTTGAAGGCCTGGACATTGAGGAGCAGCTCTATTTTCAACGCGTTATTAGGCGGCTTTCTTATCATAGTATCATCATTATTAGCACCCATCTAGTCGACAAGATCCAGCAATCGAGCGAAGATAAATTACTTCACTTAAGCGAAGGGAAATTAGCTTACTTTGGAGGAATGGAGGCACTCGAAGCTGTGACTCAAGGGTTGCAGGAATAA
- a CDS encoding YitT family protein produces MKKTTTDIIFIIIGAFLFALGVNLFVIPNEFGEGGVTGITIITYYLFEWSPGLVNLILNAFLLIIGYKFLNKITTIYTIIAVVFNSLFLHLTEGWNIASNELMVNAIFGGIFVGVGIGLIIRVGGTTAGTTILARITHKYLGWSISYGLLFFDLIVAFSSYFIIGAEKLMLTIIMLYVGTKVMEFVIEGLNPKKAITIISDKPNDIAEQVTTSMDRGVTVYSGHGYYTKTPKEILYIVISKQEVIKLKRIVQSTDPNAFIAIHDVRDVFGEGFIDISKA; encoded by the coding sequence ATGAAAAAAACAACCACAGACATCATTTTTATTATTATTGGTGCCTTTCTTTTTGCGTTAGGTGTTAATTTATTTGTTATTCCGAACGAGTTTGGGGAAGGCGGGGTAACGGGTATCACAATTATTACCTACTATTTATTTGAGTGGTCACCAGGTTTAGTCAACTTAATTCTGAATGCATTTTTGTTAATTATTGGTTATAAATTTTTGAATAAGATAACAACGATTTATACGATTATTGCTGTAGTTTTTAATTCGCTTTTTCTTCATCTGACAGAAGGTTGGAATATTGCTTCTAATGAATTGATGGTAAATGCCATTTTTGGAGGAATATTTGTAGGGGTCGGGATTGGCCTAATCATTCGGGTTGGCGGAACAACAGCAGGTACTACCATTTTAGCAAGGATAACACATAAGTATTTAGGATGGAGCATTAGCTATGGTCTATTGTTTTTTGATTTAATAGTTGCTTTTTCATCTTATTTTATCATTGGTGCAGAAAAGCTGATGTTGACAATTATTATGCTATATGTCGGAACGAAAGTGATGGAATTTGTAATCGAAGGCTTGAATCCGAAGAAGGCAATTACCATTATTTCTGATAAACCGAATGACATTGCCGAACAGGTGACTACATCAATGGACAGGGGGGTAACCGTATACTCGGGTCATGGTTATTACACAAAAACCCCAAAGGAAATTCTTTATATTGTTATCAGTAAGCAAGAAGTAATAAAGTTGAAACGAATTGTTCAATCTACTGATCCGAATGCTTTCATCGCTATACACGATGTCCGTGATGTGTTCGGAGAAGGATTTATTGATATTTCTAAAGCATAA
- a CDS encoding DUF2997 domain-containing protein, protein MEEKIQIRILPDGRIQAETLGIKGEKCTDYIMILENLLNAQAVQAEYTKEFYETEQVSQQQTEQISFKNINK, encoded by the coding sequence ATGGAAGAAAAAATTCAGATACGTATTTTGCCTGACGGCCGCATTCAGGCAGAAACATTGGGCATTAAAGGAGAAAAATGTACAGATTATATTATGATTCTTGAAAACCTTCTTAACGCCCAAGCCGTCCAAGCGGAGTACACAAAAGAATTTTATGAAACAGAACAAGTTAGCCAGCAGCAAACGGAACAAATTTCTTTTAAAAATATTAATAAATAG
- a CDS encoding AAA family ATPase, giving the protein MATGKQARTRTLLANLLKARFPYLYIQTWEEDRVLSLIRSVAQDTELIKTPREVFTWRMTNGIQDHSRQTVGDCKQPLKALEFIEKHDRPCIVVLQDFHVYFGGQGRLPDFQVIRKLRDILGKIKQSPSPINVIFTSPFLMIPEDLHKDITIVDFDLPSFNEIQAVLDEMIQINQQSGRIQISLTNEEKERLAKAALGLTLSEAENAFARAMVEDGKLDIHDVEIILEEKEQIIKKTGILEFITSDLKIEDVGGLENLKRWLAKRNKSWLDSARKYGLPAPKGVLITGVPGCGKSLISKSISSMWQLPLLRLDMGKIFSGIVGSSEENMRKAIKTAEAISPSILWIDEIEKGFSGISNGGDSGISSRIFGQFLTWMQEKTSPVFVIATANNISGLPPELMRKGRFDEIFFVDLPTLRERKEILKVHIHKRIKDPEVMGYFKLTDEVLESLAKQCEGFVGAEIEHLVIDALFEAYSGNRSISLEDFERAISNTVPLSVTQAEQIRQIREWANVRAVAATPQEDRKEYIKETVMVPDNGQAPDYTDDVRFNRGGRTIDF; this is encoded by the coding sequence ATGGCTACAGGCAAGCAAGCAAGAACACGAACGTTGTTAGCAAATCTATTAAAAGCTCGATTTCCGTATTTATATATCCAAACGTGGGAGGAAGACCGTGTTTTATCACTGATCCGTTCGGTTGCCCAGGATACGGAATTAATTAAAACGCCGCGGGAAGTATTCACATGGAGAATGACAAATGGGATACAAGATCACAGCAGGCAAACAGTGGGAGATTGCAAACAGCCTTTAAAGGCGCTGGAGTTTATTGAAAAACATGATAGGCCCTGTATCGTGGTCTTGCAAGACTTCCATGTGTATTTTGGCGGTCAGGGAAGACTTCCGGATTTCCAGGTTATTCGTAAATTACGGGATATCTTAGGGAAAATCAAGCAAAGTCCAAGTCCGATTAATGTGATCTTTACTTCTCCTTTTCTGATGATTCCCGAGGATCTGCACAAGGATATCACGATAGTTGATTTTGATCTCCCGTCCTTTAACGAAATTCAAGCCGTTCTTGATGAAATGATCCAAATCAATCAGCAAAGCGGAAGAATTCAAATCTCTTTAACCAATGAAGAAAAGGAACGGCTGGCTAAGGCCGCCTTAGGCTTGACCCTCTCCGAAGCTGAAAATGCCTTTGCCCGTGCGATGGTAGAAGACGGAAAGCTGGACATCCATGATGTAGAGATTATTCTAGAAGAGAAAGAACAAATCATTAAAAAGACCGGTATTCTGGAATTCATTACGAGCGATTTAAAAATAGAAGATGTAGGCGGGCTGGAGAATCTGAAGCGTTGGCTGGCCAAGCGAAATAAGTCCTGGCTCGACTCAGCAAGAAAATATGGTCTACCTGCACCTAAAGGGGTTTTGATTACAGGCGTCCCTGGGTGCGGAAAAAGTTTGATCAGTAAATCGATTAGCTCCATGTGGCAGCTCCCGCTTTTACGGCTGGATATGGGGAAAATCTTCAGCGGCATCGTCGGTAGCAGTGAAGAGAACATGAGAAAGGCAATCAAAACAGCAGAAGCCATTTCCCCTTCGATCCTTTGGATCGATGAAATTGAAAAGGGGTTCAGCGGGATCTCAAACGGCGGGGACAGCGGGATCTCTTCCAGGATTTTCGGGCAGTTTTTAACATGGATGCAAGAAAAGACGAGTCCTGTATTTGTAATTGCGACTGCCAACAATATTTCTGGTTTGCCGCCGGAACTGATGCGTAAGGGCCGCTTCGATGAAATCTTCTTTGTGGATCTTCCGACTCTCCGAGAAAGAAAAGAAATCCTGAAAGTCCACATCCACAAGCGCATCAAGGATCCAGAAGTAATGGGCTATTTCAAATTAACCGATGAAGTATTAGAAAGTCTGGCGAAACAATGCGAAGGCTTTGTCGGAGCGGAGATTGAACATCTAGTCATTGATGCTTTATTTGAAGCCTATTCAGGAAATCGCTCGATTAGTCTGGAAGATTTTGAACGAGCGATTTCGAATACCGTTCCATTATCTGTTACCCAGGCTGAACAAATAAGACAAATTCGGGAGTGGGCGAATGTTCGTGCTGTTGCAGCCACACCCCAAGAAGACCGGAAAGAGTATATAAAGGAGACTGTTATGGTCCCAGACAACGGTCAAGCACCGGATTACACCGATGATGTTCGTTTTAATCGGGGCGGAAGAACGATTGATTTCTAA
- a CDS encoding helix-hairpin-helix domain-containing protein: MAKNYTDRGKTWELANSWWILLTFPPIGMTSFIAFLYTGIKVKNQRWRIYGFIYLAVFILVLVLSDPDIVAGIALVLWIVSIVHAFKIRPAYLVQLDVLKSHENELINQEVSKLRQEAEAKFGGVNRLQTQPPQPKRDNRPEIDTSSQVIPQIQPGVTEHKEVKKININLAPEAEIAAIPEIGIILAKKAVVKRQEIGGFQSFEQFAQIMGLQEHTFEKVKPRLVFSEGENNKEQVTSGRVIDF, from the coding sequence TTGGCAAAAAATTATACAGACAGAGGAAAGACATGGGAGCTAGCGAATAGCTGGTGGATTCTATTAACGTTTCCTCCTATTGGTATGACCAGTTTTATCGCATTTTTATATACGGGAATAAAAGTAAAAAATCAACGTTGGAGAATTTATGGTTTCATTTATTTAGCAGTCTTTATTCTTGTTCTAGTTTTAAGCGACCCAGATATAGTGGCAGGCATTGCTCTTGTCCTTTGGATTGTTTCGATTGTCCATGCCTTTAAAATTCGTCCGGCTTATTTGGTCCAGTTAGATGTCTTAAAATCTCATGAAAATGAATTAATTAATCAAGAAGTTTCAAAGCTCAGACAAGAAGCTGAAGCGAAATTTGGCGGCGTTAATCGTTTGCAAACGCAGCCTCCTCAGCCTAAGAGAGATAACCGGCCAGAAATTGACACCAGCTCTCAGGTAATCCCGCAAATCCAACCGGGTGTAACGGAACATAAAGAAGTTAAAAAAATCAATATCAATTTAGCGCCTGAAGCGGAAATTGCTGCGATTCCTGAAATTGGAATCATTTTAGCCAAAAAAGCAGTCGTTAAACGCCAGGAGATTGGCGGTTTCCAATCCTTTGAACAATTTGCCCAAATAATGGGGTTACAGGAGCACACGTTTGAAAAAGTAAAACCGCGACTCGTTTTTTCAGAAGGCGAAAACAACAAAGAACAAGTTACTTCTGGAAGAGTGATAGACTTCTAA
- a CDS encoding DUF1257 domain-containing protein, with protein sequence MSIEIVLIPLAIALTKEIAEGISNFSEENNKDFTILDTRMKDESLLKQALEEWSCSFREVGALDSLQQLHENEVSFMMNKEGCYSLVLPKSADKNSFQEWIEKVETSYTHYLQQKVYLNLVEKAKQQGMILENEDLLEDHSIQLTYILNR encoded by the coding sequence ATGAGCATTGAAATTGTGTTAATTCCTCTTGCTATTGCTTTAACAAAAGAAATTGCGGAAGGCATCTCCAATTTTTCAGAAGAAAATAATAAAGACTTCACTATCCTCGATACACGAATGAAAGATGAGTCTCTTTTAAAGCAAGCACTGGAAGAGTGGAGCTGTTCGTTTCGAGAAGTAGGAGCACTAGATTCACTTCAACAGCTTCATGAAAATGAAGTGTCTTTTATGATGAACAAGGAGGGGTGTTACTCGCTTGTTTTACCGAAATCTGCAGACAAAAACTCATTCCAAGAATGGATCGAAAAGGTAGAAACGTCCTATACCCATTACCTGCAGCAAAAAGTCTATCTGAATCTAGTAGAAAAGGCAAAACAACAGGGAATGATTCTAGAGAATGAGGATTTGTTAGAGGATCATTCAATCCAGCTTACCTATATTTTAAATCGATAA
- a CDS encoding 4Fe-4S single cluster domain-containing protein gives MPSLRISRIEKRTRVEGPGLRYSIWVQGCPIRCEGCFNPHTWDSNGGYTKDIDEILMEIKNTLETATELEGVTFLGGEPFSQAKELSILAQKIKKMNLSVVTFTGYEYEMILRSPNREWHRLLKETDLLIDGPYIQAQHDLSRPWIGSKNQNYRFLTDVYKHLESSLPLIPNKLEIRLHPDGSISANGMAESIDLHMLLELDYVRKE, from the coding sequence TTGCCTTCACTAAGAATTTCAAGAATAGAAAAAAGAACAAGAGTAGAAGGTCCGGGATTAAGGTATTCTATTTGGGTTCAAGGGTGCCCGATACGTTGTGAAGGGTGTTTTAATCCTCATACCTGGGATTCCAACGGAGGCTATACAAAAGATATTGACGAAATCTTAATGGAAATAAAAAATACTTTAGAGACAGCCACTGAACTTGAAGGTGTCACTTTTTTAGGAGGCGAGCCTTTTAGTCAGGCAAAGGAATTAAGTATCCTGGCGCAGAAGATAAAAAAAATGAATTTATCAGTTGTTACGTTTACCGGCTATGAATATGAAATGATCTTGAGATCGCCGAATCGAGAATGGCACAGATTATTAAAAGAAACGGATTTGTTAATAGACGGTCCTTATATCCAGGCTCAACATGATCTCAGCCGCCCTTGGATTGGATCGAAAAATCAAAACTATCGATTTCTGACGGATGTTTATAAACATCTGGAATCATCATTGCCACTGATTCCGAATAAACTCGAGATACGGCTGCATCCTGACGGAAGTATATCTGCTAATGGTATGGCAGAGTCCATTGATTTACATATGTTGCTGGAACTAGATTATGTAAGGAAGGAGTAA